One stretch of Paenibacillus sp. FSL R5-0341 DNA includes these proteins:
- a CDS encoding CapA family protein → MYPPRSERSVKKKKASKRTRNTITIIWTVNIVLIIAIGLVGIFYVMNTRQQQADQPVKQEIVDQDQPSIGDDAKGGDQVSSPDTESDETSDEGPKATDEETTEDAEKTTGAATSDSSGNSSGGKTDSGTKKPAATSTPSSTKGNAGADTESGTSKPSNSAKDITINFVGDIQFSGKVAELLDKNGYDYPFAKLGRLFKDDDLTIGNLETPITLGGTSAADKTYVYKSSPKALAAMASAGFDAVNLANNHILDQGVEGLVDTLTYLKEYGIAHTGAGMNRDEAYAPAYLERKGMKIALLGFSRVVPETSWKAEGNRAGVAEAYDSTGAVKAIQEARQKADLVIVVAHWGEERVSNPNSDQTRLAHEFVDAGADLVIGGHPHVLQGLEYYKGKWIAYSTGNFIFSRSTTEETWKTAVFQARCSSDANCSMKVIPYEAGLGQAIPMIDEANRLLLEQMAKLSPGIRYDASGVASPN, encoded by the coding sequence ATGTATCCCCCAAGATCAGAGCGAAGTGTAAAGAAGAAAAAGGCTAGTAAACGCACCCGCAATACAATCACAATCATCTGGACAGTTAATATTGTATTGATCATTGCAATTGGTCTGGTGGGCATTTTTTATGTCATGAATACACGTCAGCAACAGGCAGACCAGCCAGTGAAGCAAGAAATAGTCGATCAGGATCAGCCTTCCATTGGAGACGATGCCAAAGGCGGCGATCAAGTAAGTTCTCCAGACACGGAATCTGATGAGACTTCGGATGAAGGTCCCAAAGCTACGGATGAAGAGACAACAGAGGATGCAGAAAAGACAACGGGCGCAGCGACATCTGACTCTTCAGGCAACTCCAGTGGCGGGAAGACGGATTCCGGAACGAAAAAACCTGCGGCAACGTCGACACCATCCAGCACCAAGGGAAATGCAGGTGCGGATACCGAATCAGGGACGTCGAAACCTTCCAATTCAGCGAAGGATATCACGATTAACTTTGTTGGCGATATCCAGTTCTCAGGTAAAGTTGCTGAACTGCTGGATAAGAACGGTTATGACTATCCCTTTGCCAAGCTCGGCAGATTATTCAAGGATGATGATCTTACCATCGGTAACCTGGAGACACCCATAACCCTGGGTGGTACCAGTGCGGCGGACAAAACGTATGTCTACAAATCATCGCCCAAAGCATTGGCGGCAATGGCCTCTGCAGGTTTTGATGCTGTGAATTTGGCTAATAATCATATTCTGGATCAGGGCGTAGAAGGCTTGGTGGATACGTTAACCTATCTCAAGGAGTATGGCATAGCTCACACTGGAGCAGGGATGAATAGAGATGAGGCTTATGCACCAGCTTACCTGGAACGTAAAGGCATGAAGATCGCACTGCTGGGCTTCTCCCGAGTGGTACCGGAAACGAGTTGGAAGGCGGAAGGCAATCGGGCTGGTGTGGCTGAAGCCTATGATTCCACAGGAGCAGTCAAAGCCATCCAGGAGGCCCGTCAGAAGGCAGATCTGGTCATTGTGGTTGCACACTGGGGAGAGGAACGGGTAAGTAATCCGAATAGTGACCAGACCCGATTGGCTCATGAGTTTGTAGATGCAGGTGCGGATCTGGTCATAGGTGGTCATCCTCATGTGTTGCAAGGGTTGGAGTACTATAAAGGGAAGTGGATTGCATATAGTACGGGGAATTTTATTTTCTCCAGATCAACAACCGAAGAAACGTGGAAAACGGCTGTGTTTCAGGCGCGCTGTAGTAGCGACGCGAATTGCAGTATGAAAGTGATCCCTTATGAAGCAGGGCTTGGTCAGGCCATTCCGATGATCGATGAGGCGAATAGACTGCTGCTGGAGCAGATGGCAAAGCTTTCTCCAGGCATTCGATATGATGCAAGTGGAGTCGCTTCGCCAAATTGA
- a CDS encoding glycerophosphodiester phosphodiesterase family protein — MNNLCVAHRGFSSIAPENTMAAFLMAMERPEVQWMELDVQLSRDGVPVIIHDFTVDRTTNGKGLVRETNWADLQRLDAGAWKNKTYKGERIPALSELLDRSCGRVRLNIELKTQGDMYPGLPAAVIYEVRKRHMQNDVVITSFEPAALIEVKKLAPEIQTGLIIDARPGDLLTALRQMNCTFLSIGYTNVDKSLMNEMRSVGIRVMAWTVDDKTIMKRLAAVDPELMLCTNRPDVWEHAFQETSSRFFRP; from the coding sequence ATGAACAACCTTTGTGTAGCGCACCGTGGATTTTCTTCCATTGCACCAGAGAATACGATGGCTGCATTCCTTATGGCTATGGAACGGCCAGAAGTTCAGTGGATGGAGCTGGATGTGCAGTTGTCACGTGATGGTGTGCCCGTGATCATTCATGATTTTACAGTGGATCGTACGACGAATGGCAAGGGCTTGGTTCGGGAAACCAATTGGGCTGATCTGCAACGCCTGGATGCCGGAGCATGGAAAAACAAGACCTACAAAGGAGAACGGATTCCGGCTCTAAGTGAACTGCTTGATCGTTCGTGCGGTAGAGTGCGTTTGAATATCGAACTGAAAACGCAGGGGGATATGTATCCTGGTCTGCCTGCCGCGGTTATATATGAAGTGAGAAAAAGACATATGCAGAATGATGTGGTGATCACTTCATTTGAACCTGCTGCTCTGATTGAAGTGAAAAAACTTGCACCGGAGATCCAGACGGGGCTTATTATCGACGCACGACCAGGTGATCTGTTAACCGCACTGCGGCAAATGAATTGCACATTCCTCTCGATTGGATATACCAATGTAGATAAATCCTTAATGAACGAGATGCGGAGTGTAGGCATTCGTGTGATGGCTTGGACGGTGGATGACAAGACGATTATGAAGAGACTGGCGGCAGTAGATCCAGAGCTTATGTTGTGTACAAACCGACCTGACGTATGGGAACATGCATTTCAGGAGACGAGTAGCCGATTCTTCAGACCGTAA
- a CDS encoding fumarylacetoacetate hydrolase family protein yields MLTNIRNVYCVGRNYKLHAEELGNAVPDEPMIFMKPSHAVVSLNGETLELPATQGEVHYEAELVVQIGRSYEPGVAVDELVDAYAFGIDFTLRDVQTVIKKKGHPWTAAKGFKNSAPVTVFQAFPGAAALLEKDFTLTKNGEEVQRGNIRNMIFSLQDIVDYVGHHYGLGPGDVIFTGTPEGVGPTQAGDVLELAWDGESLGACTIGGAQ; encoded by the coding sequence ATGTTGACTAACATTCGCAATGTATACTGTGTAGGACGCAATTATAAACTTCACGCGGAAGAATTGGGCAACGCAGTTCCGGATGAGCCGATGATCTTTATGAAACCTTCTCACGCAGTTGTATCCCTGAATGGTGAAACCCTTGAATTGCCTGCTACCCAAGGTGAGGTTCACTATGAAGCTGAACTGGTCGTGCAAATTGGCCGTAGTTATGAGCCAGGTGTGGCGGTAGATGAGCTGGTGGATGCGTATGCGTTTGGTATTGATTTTACGTTACGTGATGTACAGACTGTGATTAAGAAAAAGGGTCACCCTTGGACAGCGGCCAAAGGGTTCAAAAATTCTGCACCAGTTACGGTATTTCAGGCATTTCCAGGTGCAGCAGCGTTGCTGGAGAAAGACTTTACATTGACCAAAAATGGTGAGGAAGTTCAGCGTGGTAACATTCGTAACATGATCTTCAGTTTACAGGATATTGTGGATTATGTAGGTCACCATTACGGCCTGGGGCCGGGCGATGTCATTTTTACAGGAACACCGGAAGGTGTTGGACCAACACAAGCAGGAGATGTGCTCGAACTGGCATGGGACGGCGAATCCTTGGGTGCCTGCACGATTGGGGGAGCCCAATAA
- a CDS encoding MarR family transcriptional regulator, with product MSDRDWEALERTDWLFRKMVRRFVKERDRISVEGISLPGMLILHKIIREGEQRLGDLAEQLDFTSGAITALTDKLEKKGLTIRRRKEDDRRTVLLDITSSGREMYARNSNIGARCITLLFEGFTTEELEQQSQFYERVVANLEGFSDTVLELAENNGIQEHDRSSTSNLEQKQRDNTGKSNYLSY from the coding sequence ATGAGCGATAGAGATTGGGAAGCATTGGAGCGGACGGACTGGTTATTCCGCAAAATGGTCAGACGATTCGTCAAAGAGCGGGATCGCATCTCTGTAGAGGGCATCAGCCTGCCGGGCATGCTTATCCTGCACAAAATCATTCGTGAGGGAGAACAGCGGCTTGGGGATTTGGCAGAACAGTTGGATTTTACATCCGGTGCCATTACTGCTCTAACTGATAAGTTGGAGAAAAAAGGACTCACCATCCGCAGACGAAAGGAAGACGATCGCCGGACGGTTTTACTGGACATCACATCCAGCGGGCGGGAGATGTATGCGAGAAACAGCAACATTGGAGCCCGATGTATCACGCTTCTGTTTGAGGGTTTTACAACGGAGGAGCTGGAGCAGCAAAGTCAATTCTATGAGCGGGTGGTAGCGAATCTGGAGGGGTTCTCGGACACGGTGCTGGAATTGGCGGAGAACAACGGGATACAAGAACATGATCGGTCCTCCACAAGTAACCTTGAGCAGAAGCAGCGGGACAATACCGGGAAGAGTAACTATCTCAGTTATTGA
- a CDS encoding aryl-sulfate sulfotransferase, which produces MGHSTIYPTGATLYNPDKAWGGYTVYQAGEEGVVLIDMNGKEVHLWKGLLGFPAKILPGGYVLGSTGRRDPKFGIQDNVDLVQVDWDGNIVWKYNSYEHIEDPGYEPLWYARQHHDYQREGNPVGYYAPGLAPKTKSGKTLILAHKNVSNPQISDKPLLDDAIIEVDWEGKVLWEWLPNEHFEELGFDEAARNVLFRDPNTRSFGHLGGGVGDWLHINSASYVGPNRFYEEGDERFHPDNIIWDAREANIIAITDRQSGKIVWRLGPDYTSPEVKHIGTIIGQHHAHIIPQGLPGEGNLLVFDNGGWAGYGLPNPASPFGLKHAIRDHSRVLEINPVTLEIVWQYTSAEAGFSVPTDSYKFYSPYISSAQRLPNGNTLITEGSNGRLFEVTAEHEPVWEYVSPYTDGRNTNMVYRSYRVPYQWVPQLEKPQEVVIEAIDVSTYRVTGAAPKGSASIVSVETTLPFVEGAACVATSDEGKSGG; this is translated from the coding sequence ATGGGACACTCAACAATATATCCAACTGGAGCAACGCTATACAATCCGGACAAGGCTTGGGGGGGTTATACCGTCTATCAGGCAGGTGAGGAAGGCGTTGTGTTGATCGATATGAATGGCAAGGAAGTTCATCTGTGGAAAGGATTGTTAGGATTTCCGGCCAAAATATTGCCTGGCGGCTACGTGCTGGGCAGCACGGGTCGGAGAGATCCGAAGTTCGGTATTCAGGACAATGTTGATCTGGTCCAAGTGGACTGGGACGGCAACATCGTATGGAAATACAATAGCTACGAACACATCGAAGATCCGGGGTATGAGCCACTGTGGTATGCGCGCCAGCATCATGATTACCAGCGTGAGGGTAACCCGGTAGGTTACTATGCACCTGGGCTTGCGCCGAAGACGAAGAGTGGTAAAACGCTGATCCTCGCTCACAAAAATGTGAGTAACCCGCAAATTTCAGATAAGCCATTGCTTGATGATGCCATTATCGAAGTGGATTGGGAGGGGAAGGTACTCTGGGAGTGGCTGCCTAACGAACACTTTGAAGAATTAGGTTTTGATGAAGCTGCTCGAAATGTTCTGTTCCGTGATCCGAATACACGTTCTTTCGGTCATCTGGGTGGTGGCGTTGGTGACTGGTTACATATTAATTCTGCTTCTTATGTCGGACCCAACCGTTTCTATGAAGAAGGAGACGAACGGTTCCACCCCGACAATATTATCTGGGATGCCAGAGAGGCCAACATAATCGCCATTACAGACAGACAGAGTGGAAAGATCGTGTGGAGATTAGGGCCAGACTATACTTCACCTGAAGTGAAACACATCGGCACAATTATTGGGCAGCATCATGCACATATCATTCCCCAAGGTCTACCGGGAGAAGGCAACTTGCTTGTATTCGACAATGGCGGCTGGGCAGGTTACGGCCTTCCGAATCCGGCTTCCCCATTTGGATTGAAACATGCGATTAGGGATCACTCCCGTGTACTGGAGATTAACCCGGTCACCCTGGAGATTGTCTGGCAGTATACCTCGGCAGAAGCAGGTTTCTCGGTTCCGACGGATTCTTATAAATTTTATAGCCCATACATCAGTTCCGCCCAGCGTTTACCTAACGGCAACACCCTGATAACCGAGGGTTCCAATGGCAGATTGTTCGAAGTCACAGCTGAGCATGAGCCGGTCTGGGAGTATGTCTCCCCATACACAGATGGGCGGAATACCAATATGGTCTATCGCTCATATCGAGTTCCTTATCAGTGGGTTCCTCAGCTGGAAAAACCGCAAGAGGTTGTCATCGAAGCTATTGATGTCTCCACCTACAGGGTGACGGGAGCAGCACCCAAAGGTTCTGCATCCATCGTGAGCGTAGAGACAACTCTTCCTTTTGTGGAGGGTGCAGCCTGTGTGGCAACGTCGGATGAAGGCAAGTCAGGCGGTTAG
- a CDS encoding ABC transporter substrate-binding protein — protein sequence MSFIRGTFIPYLWDEYLKDQGLALSDVTQIGQGAFDESYIALKQGDLDATWVIGSALTDKFDALEGVHQLTDMSETPIRLGMGLISSNEFIQANPETVSDFLAALDEASTYAQAHSEEVADLMYKETKQPKDATLKDLPINPWEVGFTQAAYDSLAGQKQYMVDTGIIEQDFDLDTKLNLTSLQQALPDKVTYSK from the coding sequence GTGAGTTTCATTCGAGGTACATTTATCCCGTATCTATGGGATGAGTATTTGAAAGATCAGGGATTGGCGCTCAGTGATGTGACGCAAATTGGTCAGGGGGCTTTTGATGAGTCCTACATTGCACTGAAACAGGGAGACCTTGATGCCACTTGGGTAATCGGTTCCGCGTTAACTGATAAATTCGATGCACTCGAAGGAGTGCATCAGCTGACGGATATGTCCGAAACGCCTATACGCCTTGGTATGGGACTGATATCGAGTAATGAATTCATTCAGGCGAACCCCGAAACGGTAAGTGATTTTCTTGCGGCGCTTGATGAGGCATCCACGTATGCGCAAGCGCATTCTGAAGAGGTTGCAGATCTGATGTATAAAGAGACCAAACAGCCTAAAGATGCCACGTTGAAAGACCTTCCAATCAATCCATGGGAAGTTGGATTTACGCAGGCCGCTTATGACAGTTTGGCAGGTCAGAAACAATATATGGTGGATACCGGAATCATTGAGCAGGATTTTGATCTCGATACCAAACTGAATCTGACTTCTCTCCAACAGGCGCTACCGGATAAAGTGACTTATAGTAAATAA
- a CDS encoding ABC transporter ATP-binding protein, with product MSLPATQHTIHIEQLRKTYHAPSNGDVHYIIKDVDLVIKGGEFFVLLGPSGCGKSTLLNMIAGFISKSGGQLKVDNKEIDRPGRDRAMVFQQADSSLFPWLTVRENVEFGLRMSKVPKTQRREISDRYIRLVGLSAHEGKFPKELSGGMKQRVQLARVLANDSAILLMDEPFGALDAMTRRTMQKELVNIWKETHKTVIFVTHDIQEALLLGERIGIMSVGPSSNITDIYHNNLPYPRNIASSEFNTLYDRIQGHFEE from the coding sequence ATGTCTTTACCTGCAACTCAGCATACCATTCATATTGAACAGCTGAGGAAAACGTATCACGCCCCGAGCAATGGGGATGTGCATTATATCATTAAGGATGTCGATCTGGTCATTAAGGGAGGAGAATTCTTTGTCCTGCTTGGTCCCAGCGGGTGCGGGAAGTCAACGTTGCTGAACATGATCGCGGGTTTTATCTCCAAGTCGGGTGGACAGCTCAAGGTAGATAACAAGGAGATTGACAGACCGGGCAGGGATCGGGCGATGGTATTTCAGCAGGCCGATTCGTCTCTTTTTCCATGGTTAACCGTGAGGGAGAATGTTGAATTCGGGCTTCGAATGTCCAAGGTGCCAAAGACACAACGGCGTGAGATCTCTGATCGTTACATTCGGCTTGTTGGACTGAGTGCTCATGAGGGCAAATTTCCGAAAGAGCTATCAGGTGGCATGAAGCAGCGGGTTCAATTGGCCCGGGTACTTGCGAATGACTCGGCGATCTTGCTGATGGATGAGCCATTCGGTGCACTGGACGCGATGACGCGACGGACCATGCAGAAGGAACTGGTGAATATTTGGAAAGAAACCCATAAGACCGTTATTTTTGTCACCCACGATATTCAGGAAGCACTATTGCTTGGTGAGCGCATAGGCATTATGTCCGTAGGTCCATCTTCGAATATAACGGATATTTACCACAACAACTTACCTTACCCGAGGAACATCGCCTCGTCTGAGTTCAACACTTTGTATGACCGAATTCAAGGCCACTTTGAAGAATAA
- a CDS encoding ABC transporter permease, protein MKWLEKKWVSIPLLWVTVILIWQLGALIYGPDVIPGPWHTILGARELIADGTLMQYIGISFTRVLAGWVLGSIIAIPVGLIIGKVHLIRLFAEPFLNFIRFIPPIAFITLFLVWFGIGEQSKIALIMYATFFIVVLNTLTGVLSVEEDKIRSARSMGANERQILLHVIVPATTPYIFTGVRLAMGTSYMAIIGAEMIASNEGVGYLIWNSRLFFRTDWIFVGLISLGFMGFLTDRLFNWFGRRVLYRYGVIGGAKRV, encoded by the coding sequence ATGAAATGGTTGGAGAAAAAATGGGTGTCAATCCCGCTTCTATGGGTAACGGTCATCTTAATCTGGCAGCTCGGTGCCCTCATCTATGGGCCTGACGTAATCCCTGGTCCGTGGCACACGATTCTGGGAGCACGTGAACTGATTGCTGATGGTACCCTGATGCAGTATATCGGAATCAGCTTCACTCGTGTACTGGCGGGCTGGGTACTCGGAAGTATCATTGCCATCCCGGTAGGGCTGATTATTGGCAAAGTTCATCTCATCCGGCTGTTCGCCGAACCGTTCCTTAACTTTATACGTTTTATCCCGCCGATCGCCTTTATTACCTTATTCCTGGTGTGGTTTGGCATTGGAGAGCAATCCAAGATCGCGCTTATTATGTACGCAACCTTCTTCATTGTTGTGTTGAATACACTGACAGGCGTGCTCTCCGTTGAAGAAGATAAAATCCGGTCGGCCCGCAGTATGGGAGCTAATGAAAGGCAGATTCTGCTGCATGTGATTGTTCCGGCAACAACCCCGTATATCTTCACGGGTGTGCGACTGGCGATGGGAACTTCTTATATGGCCATAATCGGTGCTGAGATGATTGCCTCGAATGAGGGAGTCGGTTACTTGATATGGAATTCAAGACTCTTTTTCCGGACGGATTGGATCTTTGTCGGGCTGATTTCCCTGGGCTTTATGGGATTCCTGACGGATCGATTGTTCAACTGGTTTGGTCGCAGAGTACTCTACCGATATGGAGTCATTGGAGGAGCAAAGCGGGTCTGA
- a CDS encoding DUF92 domain-containing protein, which translates to MDWIIGAVCASMVAGAAYAKKSLTLSGCLAAIMMGTIYYGAGNLFWFGTLLLFFITSTLLSRFRKDRKQELEKSYAKSGNRDAGQVMANGGMGMFLCLGYWIFPHPAWVYAFIGVMATVTSDTWATELGSLSRKPPRSVLTWKVLTPGASGGVSLLGTVAAAVGGALIGAGAFLFSWIAGIEGLGLFSWTFVGLVGGLAGAFADSYLGATVQMMYRCTVCGREVEVHEHCGHPTVRTRGWAWMSNDLVNVLSSVIGGCVAIGLGNILAL; encoded by the coding sequence ATGGATTGGATTATTGGCGCCGTATGCGCTTCTATGGTGGCAGGTGCTGCCTATGCGAAAAAGTCGCTAACCCTGTCTGGCTGCCTGGCAGCCATCATGATGGGAACGATATATTACGGAGCGGGTAACCTGTTCTGGTTTGGCACGTTATTGTTGTTTTTCATTACTTCAACATTGCTCTCCAGGTTTCGTAAAGATCGGAAGCAGGAGCTGGAGAAATCCTATGCCAAGTCAGGAAATCGGGATGCCGGACAAGTGATGGCTAATGGTGGGATGGGCATGTTCCTATGTCTGGGATACTGGATCTTTCCACATCCGGCATGGGTATATGCTTTCATTGGAGTAATGGCTACCGTTACATCAGATACATGGGCAACCGAACTTGGGAGTCTCAGTCGCAAGCCGCCGCGCTCTGTTCTTACATGGAAGGTACTTACGCCAGGTGCTTCAGGAGGTGTCTCACTTCTCGGCACCGTGGCTGCAGCCGTAGGCGGGGCACTGATTGGTGCGGGAGCATTCTTGTTTTCCTGGATCGCCGGGATCGAAGGTCTTGGTCTGTTTAGTTGGACTTTTGTCGGCCTTGTAGGTGGGTTGGCAGGTGCTTTTGCCGATTCCTATCTGGGCGCAACGGTGCAGATGATGTATCGTTGTACCGTGTGTGGCCGTGAAGTTGAGGTACATGAACATTGCGGGCATCCGACGGTTCGGACTCGTGGCTGGGCATGGATGAGTAACGACCTGGTGAACGTGCTTAGCTCGGTAATCGGCGGATGTGTGGCGATTGGTTTAGGTAACATTTTGGCGTTGTAA
- a CDS encoding TetR/AcrR family transcriptional regulator gives MSTVQGDKSEAILDAAYGIFGSKGFYETKMSDIADEAGIAKGTIYLYFKSKEQLFIAVSKRDCNSFISRLEYALNSHENTGDKLGAIAKTHLTYYYERRNHTKLFFMAPNNDPDLMKFMKAFMNQYMSMVCEVLESASVPEPVLLAEAYIGILDRLKMDIMLNPEFNEEHLNKRIAFAAALFLDGCRSFLQV, from the coding sequence TTGAGCACGGTACAGGGAGACAAATCGGAGGCTATTTTGGATGCGGCCTATGGAATTTTTGGCTCGAAAGGTTTTTATGAGACGAAAATGTCTGATATTGCAGACGAAGCCGGCATCGCAAAAGGCACCATTTACTTATATTTCAAAAGCAAGGAACAATTATTTATCGCAGTATCCAAGCGCGACTGTAACAGCTTTATCAGCCGCCTTGAATATGCTTTGAACTCGCATGAGAACACAGGTGATAAACTTGGAGCAATAGCCAAGACACACCTTACGTATTATTATGAGCGTCGCAATCATACCAAGCTCTTTTTTATGGCACCCAATAATGATCCGGATCTGATGAAATTCATGAAGGCATTTATGAATCAATACATGAGCATGGTGTGTGAAGTACTTGAAAGTGCAAGTGTACCTGAGCCTGTATTACTCGCTGAAGCCTACATTGGAATTCTGGACCGGCTGAAGATGGATATTATGTTGAATCCGGAGTTCAATGAAGAGCATCTGAACAAACGAATTGCTTTTGCAGCAGCATTGTTTCTGGACGGATGCCGTTCTTTTTTACAAGTGTAA
- a CDS encoding ABC-F family ATP-binding cassette domain-containing protein has product MNIMTVEQIAKSYGEKILFKDASFGMADQDKIGVVGVNGTGKSTFLRVISGMEPADAGQISIGNDVRIQFLAQNPDFNPDNTVLQQVFEGDSMEMKTVREYTETMELLELNSSDQALQERLLRLNQQMEQLQLWQMESEAKSILSKLGIRQFDALMGTLSGGQRKRVALAAALIHPCELLILDEPTNHIDNDSVVWLEQYLQKRRGALLMITHDRYFLDRVANVMLELDHGRLFRYEANYTRFLELKAEREEREASSEQKRKNLLRTELAWIRRGAKARTTKQKARIDRFEQLKDQQGIQRSGSLEVSVGSTRLGKKILEIEHLSKSVGGRKLIEDLSYIAVPGDRVGIVGPNGSGKSTLLQMISGKLEPDAGVVDVGPTVNLGYFTQEHQEMDETLRVIEYIKEVAENVKTADGSLITASQMLERFLFTPASQWTPISRLSGGEKRRLYLLRVLMAAPNVLLLDEPTNDLDIQTLAVLEDYLDDFPGVVFVVSHDRYFLDRTVDKVLSFEGNGAVRVHVGDYSEYAEWMLKNAPGAAQESDTGAAKVKQSSEKTAPAVSAAKPKLKFSFKEQREYDQIDENIEKAEANLVRINKEMEESFSDSARLQELMAEQVEAERHLDELMERWTVLNELAEQIEQSKS; this is encoded by the coding sequence ATGAACATAATGACGGTAGAGCAAATTGCAAAAAGTTATGGTGAAAAAATATTGTTCAAGGATGCTTCATTTGGCATGGCTGATCAGGACAAGATTGGTGTCGTTGGGGTAAATGGAACAGGTAAATCCACGTTCTTGCGTGTGATTTCTGGTATGGAACCTGCAGATGCGGGACAGATCTCGATCGGTAATGACGTACGTATTCAGTTCCTGGCACAGAATCCGGATTTCAATCCGGATAATACGGTACTGCAACAAGTATTCGAAGGTGACAGCATGGAAATGAAAACCGTGCGTGAATATACGGAAACGATGGAATTATTGGAACTGAATTCGTCCGATCAAGCCTTGCAAGAGCGGTTATTACGCTTGAATCAGCAAATGGAGCAGCTTCAGCTCTGGCAGATGGAGAGCGAAGCGAAGAGCATTTTGTCCAAATTGGGTATTCGTCAATTCGATGCACTGATGGGCACATTGTCTGGTGGACAACGCAAAAGGGTAGCACTCGCTGCTGCGCTGATTCATCCTTGCGAACTGCTCATTCTGGATGAGCCGACGAACCATATTGATAACGATTCGGTCGTTTGGTTGGAGCAGTACTTGCAGAAGCGCCGCGGCGCACTGCTTATGATTACGCATGATCGGTATTTCCTGGATCGTGTGGCGAATGTCATGCTGGAATTGGATCATGGACGTTTGTTCCGATACGAAGCCAACTATACACGTTTCCTGGAACTGAAGGCGGAGCGGGAAGAACGGGAAGCCTCTTCCGAACAGAAGCGTAAGAACCTGCTTCGGACGGAGCTTGCGTGGATTCGTCGCGGTGCCAAGGCACGGACAACGAAACAAAAAGCGAGAATTGATCGCTTCGAACAACTCAAAGACCAACAAGGAATCCAGCGCTCAGGTTCATTGGAAGTATCGGTTGGCTCCACTCGTTTGGGTAAAAAGATTCTGGAGATCGAGCATCTTTCCAAATCCGTGGGTGGCCGCAAGCTGATCGAAGATCTGAGTTATATTGCCGTACCTGGAGATCGGGTAGGGATTGTCGGACCGAATGGTAGTGGTAAGTCCACGTTGCTACAGATGATATCTGGCAAGTTGGAACCCGATGCAGGCGTGGTTGATGTCGGTCCTACGGTCAATCTGGGCTACTTCACACAGGAGCATCAGGAGATGGATGAAACTCTTCGTGTGATTGAGTACATCAAGGAAGTTGCCGAGAATGTGAAAACAGCCGATGGATCTCTGATTACAGCATCCCAGATGCTGGAGCGCTTCCTGTTTACCCCAGCATCCCAGTGGACGCCAATCTCGCGTCTGTCCGGTGGCGAGAAGCGTCGTCTGTATCTGCTGCGTGTGCTGATGGCTGCGCCGAATGTATTGCTGTTGGATGAGCCGACGAATGATCTGGACATCCAGACACTCGCTGTACTGGAAGACTACCTGGATGATTTCCCTGGTGTTGTCTTTGTGGTATCCCATGATCGCTATTTCCTTGATCGTACTGTGGATAAAGTGTTGTCTTTTGAGGGCAACGGTGCTGTACGTGTACACGTCGGCGACTACAGTGAGTATGCGGAATGGATGCTGAAAAATGCGCCTGGAGCTGCTCAAGAGAGTGACACAGGAGCAGCGAAGGTGAAGCAGTCATCGGAGAAAACGGCTCCCGCTGTGTCAGCGGCTAAACCGAAGTTGAAATTCAGCTTCAAGGAGCAACGTGAATACGACCAGATTGATGAAAATATTGAAAAGGCTGAAGCCAATCTTGTCCGGATTAATAAAGAGATGGAAGAGTCGTTTAGTGATTCTGCCCGTCTTCAGGAGTTGATGGCTGAGCAGGTTGAGGCGGAGCGTCATCTGGACGAATTGATGGAACGCTGGACCGTTCTGAATGAACTTGCAGAGCAGATTGAACAGAGCAAGTCTTGA